From a single Microbacterium murale genomic region:
- a CDS encoding glycoside hydrolase family 2 TIM barrel-domain containing protein, whose product MVIPHDAVLAMARVPDAHQMASGYFPGGKWEYRTRIFAPAHWRDRHVVLEFEAIHRSAAVFVNGDLAIRQPSGSTSLVVELDAFLRYGVENEIVVEARADRDARWYTGGGIIRPVHLAVGPRVHVPLDGVVVTTPEHDAEASLVQIITTVRNLESVPVVRWLETSITSPSDDLVGVDRTRVSVPAGGEAEVSQRMLVEAPLRWSVDSPDLYRVTSRLTSGAGGEGQTDHGDVLFGVRSLHLDARRGLRVNGQPVKLRGACVHADNGVIGGATFDAAEERRVAILKSAGFNAIRSAHQPMSRAMLDACDRLGMLVMDELTDVWTRAKSPEDGSDVFLERWRSDLEAMVRKDRNHPCVIIYSIGNEIPEAATRSGSELTRALAAATRALDPTRYVTAAVNGALFVMDGAIDIDPERLGGASLDPVAEINARSMSLEDRMSSLALTDAVAELTEEAYGALDIAGMNYQDARYVLDHERYPHRVIVGSETFPTRIDRLWGLVLANPHVIGDFTWTGWDYLGEPGLGRMHYRDDQPGSGALGAYPFLISLAGDIDITGERRPASYYREIVFGLRAEPFIAVRRPHTRGREMKAAPWSWTDSIQSWTWPDAGTDPLEVEIYCDAAEVELFVAGSSLGRQPAGASHGYRALFAVPYAPGRLEAVALRDGLPAERAALQTAGTDRRLALRAKLSTPDTGGQRLAFVVVELVDDVGVRATDGDLEVEVDIDGPGELQGFGSARPETEESFSGSRHRLYDGRALAVVRPTGAGRIVVIASAPGLPSASVEVQAV is encoded by the coding sequence GTGGTCATCCCTCACGACGCGGTGCTTGCAATGGCGCGCGTCCCGGACGCCCACCAGATGGCCTCGGGATACTTCCCCGGCGGAAAGTGGGAGTACCGCACACGCATCTTCGCTCCCGCGCACTGGAGGGATCGCCACGTCGTCCTCGAATTCGAGGCCATCCACCGCTCGGCCGCGGTTTTCGTGAACGGAGACCTCGCCATCCGGCAGCCGTCCGGAAGCACCTCTCTCGTGGTGGAGCTCGACGCGTTCCTGCGCTACGGCGTCGAGAACGAGATCGTTGTCGAGGCTCGTGCCGACCGCGATGCTCGGTGGTATACGGGAGGCGGGATCATCCGACCCGTGCACCTCGCCGTGGGTCCGCGGGTGCACGTTCCGCTGGACGGCGTCGTCGTGACCACCCCGGAGCACGATGCGGAGGCGTCGCTCGTGCAGATCATCACGACGGTGCGCAACCTCGAATCCGTCCCAGTCGTGAGGTGGCTGGAGACGAGCATCACGAGCCCTTCGGATGACCTGGTCGGCGTGGACCGGACCAGGGTCAGCGTGCCCGCCGGCGGCGAGGCGGAAGTCAGTCAGCGAATGCTGGTGGAAGCGCCGCTGCGCTGGTCCGTTGATAGCCCCGACCTGTACCGCGTGACATCGCGTCTCACCTCGGGTGCCGGGGGCGAGGGGCAGACGGACCACGGAGACGTGCTCTTCGGAGTCCGGTCACTTCATCTGGACGCTCGCCGCGGCCTGCGGGTGAACGGGCAGCCAGTGAAGCTCCGCGGGGCCTGCGTGCACGCCGACAACGGGGTCATAGGAGGGGCGACGTTCGATGCCGCGGAGGAGCGTCGGGTCGCGATCCTCAAATCTGCCGGCTTCAATGCGATCCGCAGTGCCCACCAACCGATGAGCAGGGCGATGCTGGACGCCTGCGACCGGCTCGGGATGCTCGTGATGGACGAGCTCACCGATGTCTGGACGAGGGCGAAGTCGCCCGAGGACGGCTCCGACGTCTTTCTCGAGCGCTGGCGGTCCGACCTCGAGGCGATGGTCCGCAAGGACCGTAACCATCCTTGCGTCATCATCTACTCGATTGGCAACGAGATTCCCGAGGCGGCGACGCGATCGGGCAGCGAACTGACCAGGGCGCTGGCGGCGGCGACGCGTGCGCTGGACCCGACCCGCTATGTGACTGCGGCCGTCAACGGCGCGCTGTTCGTGATGGACGGCGCGATCGACATCGATCCGGAACGGCTGGGCGGGGCATCACTGGACCCCGTGGCCGAGATCAACGCCCGCTCGATGAGTCTCGAGGACCGTATGAGTTCTCTGGCCCTCACGGATGCCGTCGCCGAACTGACGGAAGAAGCCTACGGCGCGCTCGACATCGCCGGGATGAACTACCAGGACGCCCGCTACGTGCTCGATCATGAGCGGTACCCGCACCGCGTCATCGTCGGGTCGGAGACCTTCCCGACCCGGATCGACCGCCTGTGGGGGCTCGTCCTGGCGAACCCTCATGTCATCGGCGACTTCACGTGGACCGGGTGGGACTATCTCGGTGAGCCCGGCCTCGGGCGCATGCACTACAGGGACGACCAACCTGGCAGCGGGGCGCTCGGCGCGTACCCCTTCCTCATCTCGCTCGCCGGCGACATCGACATCACGGGTGAACGGCGCCCCGCGTCCTACTATCGCGAAATCGTCTTCGGCTTGCGCGCCGAGCCCTTCATCGCTGTGCGGCGGCCGCACACCCGCGGGCGTGAGATGAAGGCTGCTCCATGGTCGTGGACGGACAGCATTCAGTCCTGGACGTGGCCGGATGCCGGAACGGATCCTCTCGAGGTCGAGATCTACTGCGACGCGGCGGAGGTGGAGCTGTTCGTCGCCGGATCGTCGCTCGGGCGACAGCCCGCGGGCGCCTCACACGGCTACCGCGCGCTGTTCGCAGTTCCGTACGCGCCGGGCAGGCTGGAGGCTGTCGCCCTGCGCGACGGACTACCGGCCGAGCGGGCGGCGCTGCAGACCGCCGGGACCGACCGTCGACTCGCGCTGAGGGCAAAGCTCTCAACGCCGGATACGGGCGGACAGCGCCTCGCGTTCGTCGTCGTCGAGCTCGTGGACGACGTCGGAGTACGGGCGACCGACGGCGACCTGGAGGTCGAGGTCGACATCGATGGTCCGGGTGAGCTCCAGGGGTTCGGCAGCGCACGACCCGAGACCGAGGAATCGTTCAGCGGCTCCCGCCATCGCCTCTACGACGGGCGCGCGCTCGCTGTCGTCCGCCCGACGGGGGCGGGTCGCATCGTGGTGATCGCCTCCGCGCCGGGACTGCCATCCGCTTCCGTCGAGGTGCAGGCGGTCTGA
- a CDS encoding Gfo/Idh/MocA family protein, which produces MGKSLNGDAVAPLRVGVVGVGFISGMYFETLRRIRDEVRLVRVADLDIERATTVGAAEGVPGGSVDDLLADPEVDIVLNLTIPAAHADISLRALEAGKHVYGEKPLTVTLAEGRTVLELAQQRGLWVGCAPDTVLGTGIQTARRAVDDGLIGRPIAATATMAIPGHEAWHPNPDFYYAPGGGPLYDMGPYYLHALITLLGPVARVSAAASHPRDERVIATGPRAGERVPVLTETHITGLLEHVGGATTTLTMSFDTVGTRAVPIEVHGLEGSLIVPDPNEFNGTTLLKVRGKDWEPLPVSAGYEDSARGFGLLDFHRTAAGDMPRADAGIAFHALEIMETMMTASVEGRRLDLGPAADRPTAVPLTSL; this is translated from the coding sequence GTGGGCAAGTCGTTGAACGGGGACGCTGTCGCTCCGCTGAGAGTCGGAGTTGTCGGCGTCGGCTTCATCTCGGGGATGTACTTCGAGACGCTGCGGCGGATCCGAGACGAAGTGCGCCTCGTCCGTGTCGCCGATCTGGACATCGAGCGCGCCACGACCGTCGGCGCCGCCGAGGGAGTACCCGGCGGCAGCGTCGACGATCTCCTCGCGGATCCGGAGGTGGACATCGTGCTCAACCTCACGATCCCCGCGGCGCACGCGGACATCTCTCTGCGTGCCCTTGAGGCCGGAAAACACGTCTACGGCGAGAAGCCGCTCACGGTGACGCTCGCGGAGGGACGCACCGTGCTCGAGCTCGCACAGCAGCGAGGGCTCTGGGTGGGCTGCGCTCCGGACACGGTTCTCGGAACCGGCATCCAGACCGCCCGTCGTGCAGTGGATGACGGGCTCATCGGACGACCGATCGCGGCGACGGCGACCATGGCGATCCCAGGTCACGAGGCGTGGCATCCGAATCCCGACTTCTACTACGCGCCCGGAGGTGGGCCGCTCTACGACATGGGCCCGTATTACCTGCACGCACTGATCACACTTCTCGGCCCGGTCGCGCGGGTGTCGGCTGCCGCATCGCATCCACGTGACGAACGGGTCATCGCCACGGGCCCGCGCGCCGGCGAGCGCGTTCCCGTGCTCACCGAGACGCACATCACCGGCCTGCTCGAGCACGTCGGAGGCGCGACGACGACTCTCACGATGAGCTTCGACACCGTGGGTACCCGAGCGGTCCCGATCGAAGTACATGGTCTCGAGGGATCGCTGATCGTGCCAGACCCGAACGAATTCAACGGGACTACGCTGCTCAAGGTCCGAGGCAAGGACTGGGAACCCCTTCCTGTGTCGGCGGGTTACGAGGACAGCGCCCGCGGTTTCGGTTTGCTCGATTTCCACCGCACCGCGGCCGGAGACATGCCGCGCGCGGACGCCGGCATCGCGTTCCACGCTCTCGAGATCATGGAGACCATGATGACCGCCTCCGTCGAGGGACGGCGGCTGGATCTCGGTCCTGCGGCGGATCGGCCGACGGCGGTGCCCTTGACCTCTCTCTGA
- a CDS encoding ThuA domain-containing protein has protein sequence MQQNKQALIVRGGWDGHEPVQTTDSVIPFLEGQGFEVRVEEGTAVYADAEIMAPIDLVVQVNTMNTIADAELSGLIAAVVAGTGLAGWHGGIADSYRNSADYLQLIGGQFAHHAAVPKEERTGDQADNYLDFTVNIVPERRDHPIVSGIEDFRLHTEQYWVLSDAYNDVLATTEIVHRDFDAWHHPFTTPVVWTRLWGAGRIFVCTGGHKLEVLDEPPVRTIVERGLLWASR, from the coding sequence ATGCAGCAGAACAAACAGGCCCTCATCGTACGCGGAGGATGGGACGGACACGAGCCCGTACAGACCACCGACTCGGTGATCCCGTTCCTCGAAGGACAGGGATTCGAGGTCCGGGTCGAAGAGGGGACGGCCGTCTACGCCGACGCCGAGATCATGGCCCCCATCGACCTCGTCGTGCAGGTAAACACAATGAACACCATCGCCGATGCGGAGCTCTCCGGGCTGATCGCGGCCGTTGTCGCGGGCACCGGACTCGCCGGATGGCACGGCGGCATCGCGGATTCATATCGCAACAGCGCCGACTACCTGCAGCTGATCGGCGGGCAGTTCGCCCATCACGCGGCGGTGCCGAAGGAGGAGCGGACGGGTGATCAGGCCGACAATTATCTCGACTTCACCGTGAACATCGTGCCTGAGCGGCGCGATCACCCGATCGTGTCGGGCATCGAAGACTTCAGGCTGCACACGGAGCAGTACTGGGTGCTCTCCGACGCCTACAACGACGTCCTGGCGACGACCGAGATCGTGCACCGCGACTTCGACGCCTGGCATCACCCGTTCACGACTCCGGTGGTGTGGACGCGGCTGTGGGGTGCGGGACGGATCTTCGTCTGCACCGGCGGTCACAAGCTCGAAGTGCTGGATGAGCCGCCTGTGCGGACGATCGTGGAAAGGGGACTGCTGTGGGCAAGTCGTTGA
- a CDS encoding glycosyl hydrolase family 95 catalytic domain-containing protein, which translates to MPIRTGFWSSSTALDWEHGLVAGTGSLGAVLSGAPARHIVHICHEEFFLPVNSAIAAPRIAYRIDEVRAAVLSEDSDTAARITSLAAAKDGYDGRMIWTDPFVPVAALSWTPDGPTEESTYRRVGDFTTGRVEVEWVTTAGEWSSIALIPDRADGTLTLELFSTREVDGVLSLDFGPDEPGLGDYPSTDYGIFLTPSEPLFEGGRLMVDVEVDAETLPPFVREHPPSLSQPTGARVEVDVSVDLDPRPVDGGVRVRVPAGATVSLPIRVELSGGLVGSTPSSTASHASLFAASSLDLHSGVEDSVSYDAVLESARAGDAGSVLAALELAFAAGRHTIISSTGVLPPTLVGIWQGTRRPAWSGDWTQNGNVQHGGVASLVASGTPELFTSYLRAIFRHVEDYAENAERVFGGEGWLLPARFDSHGRSNHFAAAHPHLYWMAGGAWVLRLAWDQFSATGDLETLREYAWPLARNVMAFATSVVFADDTGTLHLAPSYSPENTPANRTNPLAVDATMDVAAFRDAVRLGIRIADLLGEDVDRAAWESFADHLPPYRVADGGTFAEWLDPAFDEQLAHRHVSQLYPFWYEEDPAAQTPELRAAALETIRRKLGWRDERPWAGRDGRQEMAFGLVGLGLAAARLGDAEAAVRCVESLARDFWRPNAVSTHDGDSIFNVDASGGLPAVVIEMLVQSQPGSLTLLPALPASWPSGSIRGVRARGGVVIDELTWDADGATVSLELVPGSDATRHGDIVTVSGLGTALSVDLSHGPRTVRLERTPEAQPPAGH; encoded by the coding sequence GTGCCCATCAGAACCGGATTCTGGAGCTCATCCACTGCTCTGGATTGGGAGCACGGTCTCGTCGCAGGCACGGGCTCACTCGGCGCCGTGCTGTCTGGTGCACCCGCGCGTCACATCGTCCACATCTGCCATGAGGAGTTCTTCCTACCGGTGAACTCGGCGATCGCCGCGCCGCGCATCGCCTATCGGATCGATGAGGTCCGTGCGGCCGTCCTCTCCGAGGACTCGGATACCGCAGCCCGGATCACGTCCCTCGCCGCCGCGAAGGACGGATACGACGGGCGGATGATCTGGACCGACCCGTTCGTCCCTGTGGCCGCGCTTTCGTGGACCCCTGACGGGCCGACTGAGGAGTCGACCTACCGTCGGGTCGGAGACTTCACGACGGGTCGCGTCGAAGTTGAATGGGTCACCACTGCCGGCGAATGGAGCAGCATCGCGCTGATCCCCGACCGTGCCGATGGCACCTTGACTCTCGAACTCTTCTCCACCCGTGAGGTGGACGGCGTGCTGTCCCTCGACTTCGGCCCCGACGAGCCGGGGCTCGGCGATTACCCGTCGACGGACTACGGCATCTTCCTGACACCGTCCGAGCCTCTGTTCGAAGGCGGCCGACTGATGGTCGACGTCGAGGTCGACGCGGAGACCCTGCCCCCATTCGTCCGCGAGCATCCACCAAGCCTGTCGCAGCCCACCGGCGCGCGGGTCGAGGTCGACGTTTCCGTTGATCTCGACCCCCGCCCCGTGGACGGCGGTGTGCGGGTGCGGGTCCCGGCGGGCGCGACCGTGAGCCTGCCGATCCGGGTCGAGCTGTCCGGCGGACTGGTCGGGTCGACACCATCGTCGACGGCCTCGCATGCCTCGCTGTTCGCGGCGTCCTCGCTCGATCTGCACAGCGGCGTGGAGGACTCGGTCTCGTACGACGCCGTGCTGGAAAGCGCGCGCGCAGGAGACGCAGGCTCCGTGCTCGCGGCGCTCGAGCTCGCCTTTGCTGCAGGGCGCCACACGATCATCTCCTCGACCGGGGTGCTGCCTCCTACGCTGGTCGGCATCTGGCAGGGAACCCGACGGCCGGCCTGGTCGGGAGATTGGACGCAGAACGGCAACGTGCAGCACGGCGGAGTGGCTTCCCTGGTCGCATCAGGCACCCCGGAGCTGTTCACGTCCTACCTACGGGCGATCTTCCGCCACGTCGAGGACTACGCCGAGAACGCAGAACGGGTGTTCGGCGGCGAGGGCTGGCTGCTCCCCGCGCGCTTCGATTCGCACGGGCGCAGCAATCATTTCGCCGCGGCGCATCCCCATCTCTACTGGATGGCCGGGGGCGCGTGGGTGCTGCGCCTCGCGTGGGATCAGTTCTCCGCGACCGGGGACCTCGAGACGTTACGCGAGTATGCGTGGCCGCTTGCCCGCAACGTCATGGCGTTCGCGACATCGGTCGTGTTCGCGGACGACACGGGAACCCTCCACCTTGCACCGTCGTACTCTCCGGAGAACACTCCGGCCAACCGCACCAATCCCCTCGCGGTCGACGCGACGATGGATGTCGCTGCATTCCGCGACGCCGTGCGCCTCGGCATCCGGATCGCCGACCTGTTGGGTGAGGACGTCGACCGCGCAGCATGGGAATCGTTCGCCGATCACCTTCCGCCGTACCGCGTCGCGGACGGCGGGACGTTCGCCGAATGGCTTGATCCGGCGTTCGACGAGCAGCTTGCGCACCGTCACGTCTCACAGCTGTACCCGTTCTGGTACGAGGAGGATCCCGCGGCCCAGACGCCAGAGCTCCGCGCGGCGGCGCTCGAGACGATCCGCCGGAAGCTGGGATGGCGGGATGAGCGACCCTGGGCCGGACGGGACGGCCGCCAGGAGATGGCGTTCGGTCTGGTCGGACTGGGTCTCGCGGCAGCTCGGCTCGGCGATGCGGAGGCAGCGGTGCGGTGCGTCGAATCCCTCGCCCGCGATTTCTGGCGTCCCAACGCCGTGTCCACGCACGACGGCGATTCGATCTTCAATGTCGACGCGAGCGGGGGGCTGCCCGCCGTCGTGATCGAGATGCTGGTCCAGTCGCAGCCCGGATCGCTGACGCTTCTGCCGGCGCTGCCCGCGTCATGGCCTTCCGGCTCTATCCGGGGCGTGCGTGCGCGTGGTGGCGTCGTGATCGACGAGCTGACCTGGGACGCCGACGGCGCGACGGTCTCCCTCGAGCTCGTGCCCGGCTCTGATGCGACCCGCCACGGTGACATCGTCACGGTGAGCGGTCTGGGCACCGCCCTATCGGTAGACCTGTCGCACGGACCACGCACCGTCAGACTCGAGCGCACTCCCGAAGCCCAGCCGCCTGCTGGTCACTGA
- a CDS encoding zinc-dependent alcohol dehydrogenase, whose protein sequence is MRSVSYIGSGRVEVAEESIGAPAAGEVQVAVAFTGLCGTDMHIIHGSMDGRVTTPLVFGHEMSGTVERIGADVDGWSVGDRITVMPLQWDGSCPACLAGHRHICQNLEFVGIDSPGSLQQQWNVRAEWLIRLPDDMPLDIAALAEPTAVAVHDVRRSELRPGDKVVVIGGGPIGLLIASVARHLGADVAVIELVSARRAQIAALGFETLDPRVTNQNAWVDRWTGGAGADVVFEVSGAAAAVLGATSLAKVRGTIVVVAIHPTPRPIDLQRVFWRELRLLGARVYERRDFDTAVELLADGVIPTQLLITKVVPLSQVQSAFDDLEQGNALKILVDVGAGE, encoded by the coding sequence ATGCGTAGCGTGTCGTACATCGGATCAGGTCGTGTCGAGGTTGCAGAGGAGTCGATCGGCGCCCCCGCCGCCGGAGAGGTGCAGGTCGCCGTTGCGTTCACGGGCCTCTGCGGCACTGATATGCACATCATCCACGGATCCATGGACGGGCGGGTGACGACGCCTCTGGTCTTCGGGCACGAGATGAGCGGCACCGTCGAGAGGATCGGGGCGGACGTCGACGGATGGTCGGTCGGCGACCGGATCACGGTCATGCCTCTGCAATGGGACGGCAGCTGCCCCGCGTGCCTTGCCGGACACCGGCACATCTGTCAGAATCTCGAATTCGTCGGAATCGATTCTCCCGGCTCTTTGCAGCAGCAGTGGAACGTCCGAGCCGAGTGGCTGATCCGTCTGCCGGATGACATGCCCCTGGATATCGCGGCCCTCGCCGAGCCGACTGCGGTCGCCGTGCACGACGTGCGCCGTTCTGAGCTCCGTCCCGGCGACAAGGTCGTCGTGATCGGCGGCGGGCCGATCGGACTGCTCATCGCGAGCGTCGCCCGCCACCTCGGCGCCGACGTCGCGGTGATCGAACTCGTGTCGGCTCGGCGCGCGCAGATCGCCGCGCTGGGCTTCGAGACGCTCGATCCGCGTGTGACGAATCAGAACGCCTGGGTGGATCGGTGGACCGGGGGTGCGGGGGCGGATGTCGTCTTCGAGGTCTCCGGTGCGGCCGCCGCCGTGCTGGGGGCGACGTCGCTGGCCAAAGTCCGCGGCACGATCGTGGTCGTCGCGATCCATCCGACTCCGCGCCCGATCGACCTGCAGCGGGTGTTCTGGCGTGAACTGCGTCTGCTCGGTGCCCGCGTCTACGAGCGACGCGACTTCGACACGGCGGTCGAGCTTCTCGCGGACGGAGTGATCCCGACACAGCTGCTGATCACGAAGGTCGTCCCTCTCTCGCAGGTCCAGTCCGCCTTCGACGATCTTGAGCAGGGGAATGCGCTCAAGATCCTCGTCGACGTCGGAGCAGGCGAGTGA
- a CDS encoding SDR family oxidoreductase, which yields MTGAFDLTGRLAVVTGASRGIGYAIAESLAEAGADIIAVSASIDPARSSVGDAVAARGRAFEAFACDFADPAAVAALGAELRDRPVDILVNNAGTIRRAPAAEHPSEWWDEVIQVDLSSQFAFTQALAQGMLDRRRGRIIFTASLLAFQGGINVPGYAAAKSAIAGLTKALSNEWAARGVTVNAIAPGYIATDNTRALQDDPARSRAILDRIPAGRWGAASDIGGAAVFLAAPASAYVSGVTLPVDGGWLGR from the coding sequence GTGACCGGGGCGTTCGACCTCACGGGACGTCTCGCCGTCGTCACGGGCGCTTCGCGCGGCATCGGCTACGCGATCGCCGAATCCCTTGCCGAAGCGGGGGCGGACATCATCGCCGTGAGCGCGTCCATCGATCCGGCGCGAAGCTCGGTGGGGGACGCCGTGGCCGCTCGCGGACGAGCGTTCGAGGCATTCGCCTGCGACTTCGCTGACCCTGCGGCGGTCGCGGCGCTCGGTGCCGAACTCCGGGACCGGCCCGTGGACATCCTCGTCAACAACGCGGGCACGATCCGCCGTGCTCCTGCTGCCGAGCATCCGAGCGAATGGTGGGACGAGGTCATCCAGGTCGACCTGTCGAGTCAGTTCGCCTTCACCCAGGCCCTCGCGCAGGGCATGCTCGATCGCCGGCGGGGCAGGATCATCTTCACGGCCTCCCTGCTCGCGTTCCAGGGTGGCATCAACGTGCCGGGCTACGCGGCGGCGAAGTCAGCGATCGCAGGCCTCACGAAAGCACTGTCGAACGAGTGGGCGGCTCGAGGCGTCACCGTCAACGCGATCGCCCCGGGCTATATCGCGACCGACAACACTCGCGCGTTGCAAGACGACCCGGCGCGCTCGCGAGCGATCCTCGATCGCATCCCCGCGGGGCGGTGGGGTGCGGCATCGGACATCGGCGGAGCCGCAGTGTTCCTCGCCGCACCGGCGTCCGCCTATGTCTCGGGAGTGACCCTGCCCGTCGACGGCGGATGGCTCGGGCGTTGA
- a CDS encoding TetR/AcrR family transcriptional regulator: MDSEPVIGRRGAHAKGVARRQEILDRAIEVFRERGADGTSLRRIAEAIGVSHAALLHYFDSREQLLVAVYAHAEAQRAAGNTSPVTPGVDSMVVAAVQNVEVPGLVQLYSTLVAAALESGSEVAREYFSTRFERLRAELTTSFREQQASGAIRDDVPAEHLAALVIAASDGLQIQWLLESSVELEATLRSIATLLQPL; the protein is encoded by the coding sequence ATGGACTCAGAGCCGGTGATCGGACGGCGCGGTGCGCATGCCAAGGGCGTCGCTCGGCGGCAGGAGATCTTGGATCGCGCCATCGAGGTGTTCCGCGAGCGCGGTGCCGACGGCACCTCTCTGCGACGGATCGCCGAGGCCATCGGAGTGTCGCACGCGGCGTTGCTGCACTACTTCGATTCGCGGGAACAGCTGCTCGTCGCGGTCTATGCGCACGCCGAGGCACAGCGTGCGGCGGGCAACACGTCACCAGTCACCCCCGGGGTCGATTCGATGGTGGTTGCCGCCGTCCAGAACGTCGAGGTCCCCGGTCTCGTTCAGCTCTACTCGACGCTCGTCGCGGCAGCCCTCGAGAGCGGCAGCGAGGTGGCTCGGGAGTACTTCTCCACCCGATTCGAGCGCCTGCGCGCTGAACTGACGACGAGTTTTCGCGAGCAGCAGGCATCCGGCGCGATCCGCGACGACGTGCCCGCTGAGCACCTCGCCGCGCTCGTCATCGCCGCATCAGACGGACTGCAGATCCAGTGGCTGCTGGAATCGTCGGTCGAGTTGGAGGCAACGCTGAGGTCGATAGCAACGCTTTTACAGCCGCTGTGA
- a CDS encoding sugar phosphate isomerase/epimerase family protein, with the protein MALPLASVQLYSLASEFSTDMHGSLERLAAIGFTTVEAYDFVGRPAEIRAAFDATGIVASTGHAPLLSDELWTPDGSIPTPKPEIVFEAAATIGMTTVFDPFVAPERWVTEDGVADIAERLNHAAEVAATFGLSVGYHNHAQEFVASFGGQTAYERFVELTDERVQIELDLFWAQTGGQDVTALAAKLGSRLNAVHVKDGIIPAVNPWGPEGAKFSSDSLDQRHPGTGDVPLADALRANENIKFAVIEYDHAPGDVFEDIAAGFTFLREGGFVA; encoded by the coding sequence ATGGCTCTGCCTCTCGCCTCAGTGCAGCTGTATTCGCTTGCCAGCGAGTTCTCGACCGACATGCACGGCTCACTCGAACGACTCGCCGCGATCGGCTTCACGACGGTGGAGGCGTACGACTTCGTCGGGCGTCCTGCGGAGATCCGCGCGGCCTTCGACGCGACCGGCATCGTCGCCTCGACCGGACACGCGCCGCTGCTCTCTGACGAGCTGTGGACGCCGGACGGTTCCATCCCGACGCCCAAGCCGGAGATCGTCTTCGAAGCCGCCGCCACCATCGGGATGACGACCGTTTTCGACCCGTTCGTCGCACCGGAGCGGTGGGTCACGGAAGACGGCGTCGCCGACATCGCCGAACGGCTCAACCACGCCGCAGAGGTCGCAGCGACCTTCGGTCTGTCGGTCGGGTACCACAACCACGCGCAGGAGTTCGTCGCCTCGTTCGGCGGCCAGACCGCATATGAGCGCTTCGTCGAACTCACGGATGAGCGGGTCCAGATCGAACTCGACCTCTTCTGGGCGCAGACCGGCGGGCAGGATGTGACGGCACTGGCCGCAAAACTCGGCAGCCGCCTGAACGCGGTCCACGTGAAGGACGGCATCATCCCTGCGGTGAACCCGTGGGGCCCGGAAGGCGCCAAGTTCTCGTCGGACAGCCTCGACCAGCGGCATCCGGGAACGGGCGACGTGCCCCTCGCCGACGCCCTGCGTGCGAACGAGAACATCAAGTTCGCCGTCATCGAGTACGACCACGCGCCCGGCGACGTCTTCGAAGACATCGCCGCCGGTTTCACCTTCCTGCGTGAAGGCGGATTCGTCGCATGA